Proteins co-encoded in one Candidatus Bipolaricaulota bacterium genomic window:
- the rplT gene encoding 50S ribosomal protein L20: MPRARGGNKRLESRRKIMRLAKGFKGKRGTSHRIAKQSVMKAMRNSYIDRRRRKRDFRRLWITRIGAAARQHGLSYSEFMGGLERRKVGLNRKMLADIAVRDAETFAKLAEMAKEEAVKG; this comes from the coding sequence ATGCCACGTGCACGGGGAGGTAACAAGAGACTAGAGAGCCGCCGGAAGATCATGCGGCTCGCCAAGGGATTCAAGGGTAAGCGCGGGACGTCACACCGGATCGCCAAACAGTCGGTGATGAAGGCGATGCGGAACAGCTACATCGACCGGCGGCGGCGCAAGCGCGACTTTCGCCGGTTGTGGATCACCCGCATCGGCGCGGCGGCGCGCCAGCACGGTCTCTCCTACTCCGAATTCATGGGGGGGCTGGAGCGGCGCAAAGTCGGACTGAATCGGAAGATGCTCGCCGACATCGCGGTGCGGGACGCCGAGACGTTCGCCAAGCTCGCCGAGATGGCGAAGGAAGAAGCGGTCAAGGGATAA
- the rpmI gene encoding 50S ribosomal protein L35, whose product MPKQKTHRAAKKRFKILKSGKVLHHMSNYFHKNIKKRPKSKRQARHAKELTGRPAKRIKRMIQT is encoded by the coding sequence ATGCCGAAGCAGAAGACACATCGGGCCGCGAAGAAGCGGTTCAAGATACTGAAGAGCGGGAAGGTTCTGCATCACATGTCGAACTACTTCCACAAGAACATAAAGAAGCGGCCGAAGTCGAAGCGCCAGGCGCGCCATGCCAAGGAGCTCACCGGCAGGCCGGCGAAGCGGATCAAGCGGATGATTCAAACCTAA
- the infC gene encoding translation initiation factor IF-3, which translates to MKETLRVNERIREPEIRVIDENGNNLGVMPTEQALALAKERGLDLVEVARQATPVVCKIVDYGKYYYQQAKRERKQKHRSRLKEMKFTIKIGEHDFQTKMRRVREFLTKGDMVRVSIFFRGREIVHMSRGQDLLKRVAAEVSDIARVDQPPKAKGKVLQMLLVPTQTRQGQ; encoded by the coding sequence ATAAAGGAGACACTACGCGTCAACGAGCGGATCAGGGAACCCGAGATCCGCGTCATCGACGAGAACGGGAACAATCTCGGGGTCATGCCGACAGAGCAGGCGCTCGCTCTGGCTAAGGAGCGGGGGCTCGACCTGGTGGAGGTCGCCAGGCAAGCGACTCCGGTGGTGTGTAAGATCGTCGATTACGGGAAATACTACTATCAGCAGGCGAAGCGCGAGCGCAAGCAGAAGCACCGTTCCCGGTTGAAGGAGATGAAGTTTACGATCAAGATCGGAGAACACGATTTTCAGACGAAGATGAGGCGGGTACGCGAGTTCCTCACCAAGGGGGATATGGTGCGGGTGAGCATCTTCTTCCGCGGGCGGGAGATCGTGCACATGTCGCGGGGGCAGGACCTGCTCAAGCGGGTCGCCGCCGAGGTGAGCGACATCGCGCGGGTGGACCAGCCCCCGAAGGCGAAGGGGAAGGTCCTGCAGATGCTCCTCGTTCCGACCCAGACCCGCCAAGGACAATAA
- the nadD gene encoding nicotinate-nucleotide adenylyltransferase has translation MSLEGKTGLFGGTFNPLHNAHLLVAEKALSQFGLREVIFVPCGIPPHKEVADGVNKEDRYEMVRRAIAGRPRFSVSRIEIDRAGPSYTIDTIRAMKGEHPEGLCFIVGADLLSQIETWKEPEALLASVPFIVAPRAGVDMRIFSAPPFDRAEIHFLDMEEVDLSSTWVREAVREGRGYESYVPPAVADYIKEHGLYRELTTALT, from the coding sequence TTGAGCTTAGAAGGTAAGACCGGGCTGTTCGGGGGGACGTTCAACCCGTTGCACAACGCCCACCTCCTCGTAGCGGAAAAGGCCCTTTCCCAGTTCGGGCTGCGGGAAGTAATTTTCGTCCCGTGTGGGATCCCGCCGCACAAGGAGGTCGCCGATGGGGTGAACAAGGAAGACCGTTACGAGATGGTGCGGCGGGCGATTGCTGGCCGGCCGCGGTTCTCCGTCTCCCGGATCGAGATCGATCGGGCGGGGCCGTCCTATACGATCGACACGATCCGGGCCATGAAGGGGGAGCATCCGGAGGGACTGTGTTTCATCGTGGGGGCGGACCTGCTCTCCCAGATCGAGACGTGGAAGGAACCGGAAGCGCTCCTTGCGAGCGTCCCGTTCATCGTCGCTCCGCGTGCCGGGGTGGATATGCGGATATTCTCCGCCCCGCCGTTCGATCGGGCCGAGATCCACTTCCTCGACATGGAGGAGGTCGATCTATCCTCCACCTGGGTGCGGGAGGCGGTGCGGGAGGGGAGGGGATACGAAAGCTACGTCCCTCCGGCGGTGGCGGATTATATCAAGGAACACGGGTTGTATCGGGAACTAACAACAGCACTCACATAA
- the obgE gene encoding GTPase ObgE, translating into MFLDEAKIRVQGGRGGDGIISFISNRHNPRGGPDGGNGGPGGDVVMRASLRMSTLYSFRNEPTFRGGDGAPGGRNLRQGARGKDTVIEVPVGTVVRDLATGEVIADLTTPGEEVVLARGGEGGRGNRSFTTSVRQAPRICERGLKGERKTLLLELKLIADVGIIGYPNVGKSSLISRISGKKAKVADYPFTTLVPNLGVVDVDGVHQFVAVDIPGLIDGAHAGKGLGDKFLRHVERTRLLIHMVDLAGLEGRDPLSDYARINSELREFSASLATRPQIVVGNKADLIEESAIDRAVARFAEIGVELHPISVATGAGVQALVRRTFARLEALREKSDAPPAPVVRRRVYRYHGETGFRIEREGEAFAVRGAEVEKLVKKLVLDSRDAWEYLSERLERMGVMRELHRLGCADGDLVRIGDVEFELRR; encoded by the coding sequence ATGTTCCTCGACGAAGCAAAGATTCGGGTCCAGGGCGGTCGCGGTGGAGACGGGATAATCAGCTTCATCTCCAACCGCCACAACCCACGCGGCGGTCCGGATGGGGGAAACGGCGGTCCGGGCGGGGACGTGGTGATGCGCGCCTCGCTCCGTATGTCCACCCTCTACTCATTCCGCAACGAACCGACGTTCCGCGGCGGGGACGGAGCCCCGGGCGGACGCAACCTGCGCCAGGGGGCACGCGGCAAGGATACGGTCATCGAGGTCCCGGTGGGGACTGTGGTGCGTGACCTTGCGACCGGCGAGGTGATCGCCGACCTGACCACACCTGGGGAGGAGGTTGTCCTCGCCCGCGGCGGGGAAGGGGGGCGGGGAAACCGGAGCTTCACCACCTCGGTCCGTCAGGCGCCGCGCATCTGCGAGCGTGGATTGAAGGGAGAACGGAAGACCCTTCTCCTCGAGCTGAAGCTGATCGCCGACGTGGGGATCATCGGCTATCCGAACGTGGGAAAGTCGAGCCTGATCTCGCGCATCTCGGGGAAGAAGGCGAAGGTAGCCGATTACCCGTTCACCACGCTCGTCCCTAACCTGGGAGTAGTGGATGTGGACGGGGTCCACCAGTTTGTGGCGGTCGACATCCCCGGGCTGATCGATGGGGCGCACGCCGGCAAGGGGTTGGGGGACAAGTTCCTCCGCCATGTGGAACGGACGCGCCTTCTGATCCATATGGTCGATCTAGCCGGACTGGAGGGGCGCGATCCCCTCTCCGATTATGCCCGGATCAACTCCGAGCTGCGGGAGTTCTCCGCTTCGCTTGCGACACGGCCCCAGATCGTGGTCGGAAATAAAGCGGACCTGATCGAAGAATCCGCGATTGATAGAGCAGTAGCCCGGTTCGCAGAGATCGGGGTCGAGCTCCATCCGATCTCGGTGGCGACCGGAGCCGGGGTGCAGGCCCTGGTGCGGCGTACGTTCGCCCGCCTGGAGGCACTGCGCGAGAAATCCGATGCCCCGCCCGCGCCGGTGGTCCGCCGTCGTGTGTACCGCTATCATGGGGAGACCGGTTTCAGGATCGAGCGGGAGGGGGAGGCGTTTGCCGTTCGCGGGGCCGAGGTGGAGAAGCTGGTGAAGAAGTTGGTCCTCGACAGCCGCGATGCCTGGGAGTACCTGAGCGAGCGCCTGGAACGGATGGGCGTAATGCGCGAGCTGCACCGCCTCGGGTGCGCGGACGGGGATCTCGTGCGGATAGGAGACGTGGAATTTGAGCTTAGAAGGTAA
- the rpmA gene encoding 50S ribosomal protein L27, producing the protein MAHKTSTGSTSNVHDSPGKRLGVKRFGGEWVNAGTIIVRQRGTKYGLGKNVGLGRDFTIYATAPGYVHFEGHKKTYVSVLPTREA; encoded by the coding sequence ATGGCACATAAGACGAGCACTGGCTCCACTTCCAACGTCCACGACAGTCCGGGTAAGCGCCTGGGCGTGAAGCGGTTCGGTGGTGAGTGGGTGAACGCGGGGACGATCATCGTCCGCCAGCGCGGGACCAAGTACGGCCTGGGGAAGAACGTCGGCCTGGGACGGGATTTCACGATCTACGCCACCGCTCCGGGTTATGTCCACTTCGAAGGGCACAAGAAGACTTACGTGAGCGTCCTGCCGACGCGGGAGGCGTAG
- the rplU gene encoding 50S ribosomal protein L21, with the protein MYAVIETGGKQYRVEPGMLLEHERLDGVNPGEPVTFDKVLMVVTDDGVKVGNPYLSGAAVKGEVKEEGRGDKIVVFRYKSKKGYRRKKGHRQPYMRTRITAIEA; encoded by the coding sequence ATGTATGCTGTGATTGAAACGGGCGGAAAGCAGTACCGCGTTGAACCGGGGATGCTCCTCGAACACGAGCGGCTCGACGGGGTCAATCCCGGTGAGCCGGTCACGTTCGACAAGGTTCTCATGGTCGTGACCGATGACGGGGTTAAGGTGGGGAATCCCTACCTCTCCGGCGCGGCGGTCAAGGGCGAGGTGAAGGAGGAAGGGCGCGGCGACAAGATCGTGGTCTTCCGCTATAAGTCCAAGAAGGGTTACCGCCGCAAGAAGGGGCATCGCCAGCCCTACATGCGGACCCGGATCACCGCGATCGAGGCATAG